A region from the Malus domestica chromosome 07, GDT2T_hap1 genome encodes:
- the LOC103420771 gene encoding protein TPX2-like isoform X8 → MVEFVREAFEGGEIDMDHEFDAPKFFDFTRPETGLEAEEAEEWFLSGGYQPSPFLEKLLNWQKGIHPEPVKNSAEPKDVEEVEVIRCIDSNNCMEAEVSAVVDDNIRELPIHMAQDTPSAKPKSPGKSPPLSRSSTLMKPTASQLAKQKHRREVHSNRLLRRVAKKLGKLDEKSQNSPPPTKRQKLEAGYVRKQVAEQLKHQPLWLYKVPKKVGADAARPKVTVSKEPNLETANRAQRRRYKVNAKPGEQSKIHRAPPWPSPKKSTIPATEFQVFCLPTSARAM, encoded by the exons atggtggAGTTCGTTAGGGAGGCTTTCGAGGGGGGAGAAATTGACATGGACCATGAATTCGATGCGCCCAAGTTCTTCGATTTCACTCGGCCGGAGACTGGTCTGGAGGCCGAGGAGGCGGAGGAATGGTTCCTGTCAGGAGGTTATCAACCCTCGC CTTTCCTTGAAAAATTGTTGAATTGGCAAAAAGGGATTCATCCGGAACCTGTAAAAAACTCCGCCGAACCAAAAGacgttgaagaagttgaagttATCAGATGTATTGACTCAAATAATTGCATGGAAGCGGAGGTCTCTGCAGTAGTAGACGATAATATTAGAG AACTCCCTATTCACATGGCTCAAGACACTCCAAGCGCTAAACCAAAGTCCCCGGGCAAGTCACCACCTCTATCAAGGAGTTCAACGCTAATGAAACCCACGGCAAGTCAGCTGGCCAAGCAAAAGCACCGCCGAGAAGTTCACTCCAACCGGTTATTAAGGAG AGTGGCGAAAAAGCTCGGGAAACttgatgagaaatcacagaattCTCCACCACCTACGAAAAGACAGAAGTTGGAGGCTGGCTATGTACGCAAG CAGGTTGCTGAACAGCTCAAGCATCAACCTCTTTGGTTATACAAGGTGCCGAAAAAG GTCGGAGCTGATGCTGCCAGACCTAAAGTTACCGTTTCGAAGGAACCAAATTTGGAAACAGCAAATAGAGCACAAAGACGTAG GTATAAGGTTAATGCCAAACCAGGAGAACAATCAAAA ATTCACAGGGCTCCTCCATGGCCTAGCCCGAAAAAGAGCACAATTCCAGCAACAGAGTTTCAG GTGTTTTGCCTTCCAACATCAGCGCGAGCTATGTAA
- the LOC103420771 gene encoding uncharacterized protein isoform X5, whose protein sequence is MVEFVREAFEGGEIDMDHEFDAPKFFDFTRPETGLEAEEAEEWFLSGGYQPSPFLEKLLNWQKGIHPEPVKNSAEPKDVEEVEVIRCIDSNNCMEAEVSAVVDDNIRELPIHMAQDTPSAKPKSPGKSPPLSRSSTLMKPTASQLAKQKHRREVHSNRLLRRVAKKLGKLDEKSQNSPPPTKRQKLEAGYVRKVAEQLKHQPLWLYKVPKKVGADAARPKVTVSKEPNLETANRAQRRIRLMPNQENNQKFTGLLHGLARKRAQFQQQSFRCFAFQHQRELCNRHAIIT, encoded by the exons atggtggAGTTCGTTAGGGAGGCTTTCGAGGGGGGAGAAATTGACATGGACCATGAATTCGATGCGCCCAAGTTCTTCGATTTCACTCGGCCGGAGACTGGTCTGGAGGCCGAGGAGGCGGAGGAATGGTTCCTGTCAGGAGGTTATCAACCCTCGC CTTTCCTTGAAAAATTGTTGAATTGGCAAAAAGGGATTCATCCGGAACCTGTAAAAAACTCCGCCGAACCAAAAGacgttgaagaagttgaagttATCAGATGTATTGACTCAAATAATTGCATGGAAGCGGAGGTCTCTGCAGTAGTAGACGATAATATTAGAG AACTCCCTATTCACATGGCTCAAGACACTCCAAGCGCTAAACCAAAGTCCCCGGGCAAGTCACCACCTCTATCAAGGAGTTCAACGCTAATGAAACCCACGGCAAGTCAGCTGGCCAAGCAAAAGCACCGCCGAGAAGTTCACTCCAACCGGTTATTAAGGAG AGTGGCGAAAAAGCTCGGGAAACttgatgagaaatcacagaattCTCCACCACCTACGAAAAGACAGAAGTTGGAGGCTGGCTATGTACGCAAG GTTGCTGAACAGCTCAAGCATCAACCTCTTTGGTTATACAAGGTGCCGAAAAAG GTCGGAGCTGATGCTGCCAGACCTAAAGTTACCGTTTCGAAGGAACCAAATTTGGAAACAGCAAATAGAGCACAAAGAC GTATAAGGTTAATGCCAAACCAGGAGAACAATCAAAA ATTCACAGGGCTCCTCCATGGCCTAGCCCGAAAAAGAGCACAATTCCAGCAACAGAGTTTCAG GTGTTTTGCCTTCCAACATCAGCGCGAGCTATGTAACAGACATGCCATCATCAC GTAA
- the LOC103420771 gene encoding uncharacterized protein isoform X4: MVEFVREAFEGGEIDMDHEFDAPKFFDFTRPETGLEAEEAEEWFLSGGYQPSPFLEKLLNWQKGIHPEPVKNSAEPKDVEEVEVIRCIDSNNCMEAEVSAVVDDNIRELPIHMAQDTPSAKPKSPGKSPPLSRSSTLMKPTASQLAKQKHRREVHSNRLLRRVAKKLGKLDEKSQNSPPPTKRQKLEAGYVRKQVAEQLKHQPLWLYKVPKKVGADAARPKVTVSKEPNLETANRAQRRIRLMPNQENNQKFTGLLHGLARKRAQFQQQSFRCFAFQHQRELCNRHAIIT; the protein is encoded by the exons atggtggAGTTCGTTAGGGAGGCTTTCGAGGGGGGAGAAATTGACATGGACCATGAATTCGATGCGCCCAAGTTCTTCGATTTCACTCGGCCGGAGACTGGTCTGGAGGCCGAGGAGGCGGAGGAATGGTTCCTGTCAGGAGGTTATCAACCCTCGC CTTTCCTTGAAAAATTGTTGAATTGGCAAAAAGGGATTCATCCGGAACCTGTAAAAAACTCCGCCGAACCAAAAGacgttgaagaagttgaagttATCAGATGTATTGACTCAAATAATTGCATGGAAGCGGAGGTCTCTGCAGTAGTAGACGATAATATTAGAG AACTCCCTATTCACATGGCTCAAGACACTCCAAGCGCTAAACCAAAGTCCCCGGGCAAGTCACCACCTCTATCAAGGAGTTCAACGCTAATGAAACCCACGGCAAGTCAGCTGGCCAAGCAAAAGCACCGCCGAGAAGTTCACTCCAACCGGTTATTAAGGAG AGTGGCGAAAAAGCTCGGGAAACttgatgagaaatcacagaattCTCCACCACCTACGAAAAGACAGAAGTTGGAGGCTGGCTATGTACGCAAG CAGGTTGCTGAACAGCTCAAGCATCAACCTCTTTGGTTATACAAGGTGCCGAAAAAG GTCGGAGCTGATGCTGCCAGACCTAAAGTTACCGTTTCGAAGGAACCAAATTTGGAAACAGCAAATAGAGCACAAAGAC GTATAAGGTTAATGCCAAACCAGGAGAACAATCAAAA ATTCACAGGGCTCCTCCATGGCCTAGCCCGAAAAAGAGCACAATTCCAGCAACAGAGTTTCAG GTGTTTTGCCTTCCAACATCAGCGCGAGCTATGTAACAGACATGCCATCATCAC GTAA
- the LOC103420771 gene encoding uncharacterized protein isoform X1 produces MVEFVREAFEGGEIDMDHEFDAPKFFDFTRPETGLEAEEAEEWFLSGGYQPSPFLEKLLNWQKGIHPEPVKNSAEPKDVEEVEVIRCIDSNNCMEAEVSAVVDDNIRELPIHMAQDTPSAKPKSPGKSPPLSRSSTLMKPTASQLAKQKHRREVHSNRLLRRVAKKLGKLDEKSQNSPPPTKRQKLEAGYVRKQVAEQLKHQPLWLYKVPKKFFVVSCRSELMLPDLKLPFRRNQIWKQQIEHKDVGIRLMPNQENNQKFTGLLHGLARKRAQFQQQSFRCFAFQHQRELCNRHAIIT; encoded by the exons atggtggAGTTCGTTAGGGAGGCTTTCGAGGGGGGAGAAATTGACATGGACCATGAATTCGATGCGCCCAAGTTCTTCGATTTCACTCGGCCGGAGACTGGTCTGGAGGCCGAGGAGGCGGAGGAATGGTTCCTGTCAGGAGGTTATCAACCCTCGC CTTTCCTTGAAAAATTGTTGAATTGGCAAAAAGGGATTCATCCGGAACCTGTAAAAAACTCCGCCGAACCAAAAGacgttgaagaagttgaagttATCAGATGTATTGACTCAAATAATTGCATGGAAGCGGAGGTCTCTGCAGTAGTAGACGATAATATTAGAG AACTCCCTATTCACATGGCTCAAGACACTCCAAGCGCTAAACCAAAGTCCCCGGGCAAGTCACCACCTCTATCAAGGAGTTCAACGCTAATGAAACCCACGGCAAGTCAGCTGGCCAAGCAAAAGCACCGCCGAGAAGTTCACTCCAACCGGTTATTAAGGAG AGTGGCGAAAAAGCTCGGGAAACttgatgagaaatcacagaattCTCCACCACCTACGAAAAGACAGAAGTTGGAGGCTGGCTATGTACGCAAG CAGGTTGCTGAACAGCTCAAGCATCAACCTCTTTGGTTATACAAGGTGCCGAAAAAG TTTTTCGTGGTGTCATGCAGGTCGGAGCTGATGCTGCCAGACCTAAAGTTACCGTTTCGAAGGAACCAAATTTGGAAACAGCAAATAGAGCACAAAGACGTAG GTATAAGGTTAATGCCAAACCAGGAGAACAATCAAAA ATTCACAGGGCTCCTCCATGGCCTAGCCCGAAAAAGAGCACAATTCCAGCAACAGAGTTTCAG GTGTTTTGCCTTCCAACATCAGCGCGAGCTATGTAACAGACATGCCATCATCAC GTAA
- the LOC103420771 gene encoding protein TPX2-like isoform X9 has translation MVEFVREAFEGGEIDMDHEFDAPKFFDFTRPETGLEAEEAEEWFLSGGYQPSPFLEKLLNWQKGIHPEPVKNSAEPKDVEEVEVIRCIDSNNCMEAEVSAVVDDNIRELPIHMAQDTPSAKPKSPGKSPPLSRSSTLMKPTASQLAKQKHRREVHSNRLLRRVAKKLGKLDEKSQNSPPPTKRQKLEAGYVRKVAEQLKHQPLWLYKVPKKVGADAARPKVTVSKEPNLETANRAQRRRYKVNAKPGEQSKIHRAPPWPSPKKSTIPATEFQVFCLPTSARAM, from the exons atggtggAGTTCGTTAGGGAGGCTTTCGAGGGGGGAGAAATTGACATGGACCATGAATTCGATGCGCCCAAGTTCTTCGATTTCACTCGGCCGGAGACTGGTCTGGAGGCCGAGGAGGCGGAGGAATGGTTCCTGTCAGGAGGTTATCAACCCTCGC CTTTCCTTGAAAAATTGTTGAATTGGCAAAAAGGGATTCATCCGGAACCTGTAAAAAACTCCGCCGAACCAAAAGacgttgaagaagttgaagttATCAGATGTATTGACTCAAATAATTGCATGGAAGCGGAGGTCTCTGCAGTAGTAGACGATAATATTAGAG AACTCCCTATTCACATGGCTCAAGACACTCCAAGCGCTAAACCAAAGTCCCCGGGCAAGTCACCACCTCTATCAAGGAGTTCAACGCTAATGAAACCCACGGCAAGTCAGCTGGCCAAGCAAAAGCACCGCCGAGAAGTTCACTCCAACCGGTTATTAAGGAG AGTGGCGAAAAAGCTCGGGAAACttgatgagaaatcacagaattCTCCACCACCTACGAAAAGACAGAAGTTGGAGGCTGGCTATGTACGCAAG GTTGCTGAACAGCTCAAGCATCAACCTCTTTGGTTATACAAGGTGCCGAAAAAG GTCGGAGCTGATGCTGCCAGACCTAAAGTTACCGTTTCGAAGGAACCAAATTTGGAAACAGCAAATAGAGCACAAAGACGTAG GTATAAGGTTAATGCCAAACCAGGAGAACAATCAAAA ATTCACAGGGCTCCTCCATGGCCTAGCCCGAAAAAGAGCACAATTCCAGCAACAGAGTTTCAG GTGTTTTGCCTTCCAACATCAGCGCGAGCTATGTAA
- the LOC103420771 gene encoding uncharacterized protein isoform X2, whose protein sequence is MVEFVREAFEGGEIDMDHEFDAPKFFDFTRPETGLEAEEAEEWFLSGGYQPSPFLEKLLNWQKGIHPEPVKNSAEPKDVEEVEVIRCIDSNNCMEAEVSAVVDDNIRELPIHMAQDTPSAKPKSPGKSPPLSRSSTLMKPTASQLAKQKHRREVHSNRLLRRVAKKLGKLDEKSQNSPPPTKRQKLEAGYVRKVAEQLKHQPLWLYKVPKKFFVVSCRSELMLPDLKLPFRRNQIWKQQIEHKDVGIRLMPNQENNQKFTGLLHGLARKRAQFQQQSFRCFAFQHQRELCNRHAIIT, encoded by the exons atggtggAGTTCGTTAGGGAGGCTTTCGAGGGGGGAGAAATTGACATGGACCATGAATTCGATGCGCCCAAGTTCTTCGATTTCACTCGGCCGGAGACTGGTCTGGAGGCCGAGGAGGCGGAGGAATGGTTCCTGTCAGGAGGTTATCAACCCTCGC CTTTCCTTGAAAAATTGTTGAATTGGCAAAAAGGGATTCATCCGGAACCTGTAAAAAACTCCGCCGAACCAAAAGacgttgaagaagttgaagttATCAGATGTATTGACTCAAATAATTGCATGGAAGCGGAGGTCTCTGCAGTAGTAGACGATAATATTAGAG AACTCCCTATTCACATGGCTCAAGACACTCCAAGCGCTAAACCAAAGTCCCCGGGCAAGTCACCACCTCTATCAAGGAGTTCAACGCTAATGAAACCCACGGCAAGTCAGCTGGCCAAGCAAAAGCACCGCCGAGAAGTTCACTCCAACCGGTTATTAAGGAG AGTGGCGAAAAAGCTCGGGAAACttgatgagaaatcacagaattCTCCACCACCTACGAAAAGACAGAAGTTGGAGGCTGGCTATGTACGCAAG GTTGCTGAACAGCTCAAGCATCAACCTCTTTGGTTATACAAGGTGCCGAAAAAG TTTTTCGTGGTGTCATGCAGGTCGGAGCTGATGCTGCCAGACCTAAAGTTACCGTTTCGAAGGAACCAAATTTGGAAACAGCAAATAGAGCACAAAGACGTAG GTATAAGGTTAATGCCAAACCAGGAGAACAATCAAAA ATTCACAGGGCTCCTCCATGGCCTAGCCCGAAAAAGAGCACAATTCCAGCAACAGAGTTTCAG GTGTTTTGCCTTCCAACATCAGCGCGAGCTATGTAACAGACATGCCATCATCAC GTAA
- the LOC103420771 gene encoding uncharacterized protein isoform X7 — translation MVEFVREAFEGGEIDMDHEFDAPKFFDFTRPETGLEAEEAEEWFLSGGYQPSPFLEKLLNWQKGIHPEPVKNSAEPKDVEEVEVIRCIDSNNCMEAEVSAVVDDNIRELPIHMAQDTPSAKPKSPGKSPPLSRSSTLMKPTASQLAKQKHRREVHSNRLLRRVAKKLGKLDEKSQNSPPPTKRQKLEAGYVAEQLKHQPLWLYKVPKKVGADAARPKVTVSKEPNLETANRAQRRIRLMPNQENNQKFTGLLHGLARKRAQFQQQSFRCFAFQHQRELCNRHAIIT, via the exons atggtggAGTTCGTTAGGGAGGCTTTCGAGGGGGGAGAAATTGACATGGACCATGAATTCGATGCGCCCAAGTTCTTCGATTTCACTCGGCCGGAGACTGGTCTGGAGGCCGAGGAGGCGGAGGAATGGTTCCTGTCAGGAGGTTATCAACCCTCGC CTTTCCTTGAAAAATTGTTGAATTGGCAAAAAGGGATTCATCCGGAACCTGTAAAAAACTCCGCCGAACCAAAAGacgttgaagaagttgaagttATCAGATGTATTGACTCAAATAATTGCATGGAAGCGGAGGTCTCTGCAGTAGTAGACGATAATATTAGAG AACTCCCTATTCACATGGCTCAAGACACTCCAAGCGCTAAACCAAAGTCCCCGGGCAAGTCACCACCTCTATCAAGGAGTTCAACGCTAATGAAACCCACGGCAAGTCAGCTGGCCAAGCAAAAGCACCGCCGAGAAGTTCACTCCAACCGGTTATTAAGGAG AGTGGCGAAAAAGCTCGGGAAACttgatgagaaatcacagaattCTCCACCACCTACGAAAAGACAGAAGTTGGAGGCTGGCTAT GTTGCTGAACAGCTCAAGCATCAACCTCTTTGGTTATACAAGGTGCCGAAAAAG GTCGGAGCTGATGCTGCCAGACCTAAAGTTACCGTTTCGAAGGAACCAAATTTGGAAACAGCAAATAGAGCACAAAGAC GTATAAGGTTAATGCCAAACCAGGAGAACAATCAAAA ATTCACAGGGCTCCTCCATGGCCTAGCCCGAAAAAGAGCACAATTCCAGCAACAGAGTTTCAG GTGTTTTGCCTTCCAACATCAGCGCGAGCTATGTAACAGACATGCCATCATCAC GTAA
- the LOC103420771 gene encoding uncharacterized protein isoform X3, whose protein sequence is MVEFVREAFEGGEIDMDHEFDAPKFFDFTRPETGLEAEEAEEWFLSGGYQPSPFLEKLLNWQKGIHPEPVKNSAEPKDVEEVEVIRCIDSNNCMEAEVSAVVDDNIRELPIHMAQDTPSAKPKSPGKSPPLSRSSTLMKPTASQLAKQKHRREVHSNRLLRRVAKKLGKLDEKSQNSPPPTKRQKLEAGYVAEQLKHQPLWLYKVPKKFFVVSCRSELMLPDLKLPFRRNQIWKQQIEHKDVGIRLMPNQENNQKFTGLLHGLARKRAQFQQQSFRCFAFQHQRELCNRHAIIT, encoded by the exons atggtggAGTTCGTTAGGGAGGCTTTCGAGGGGGGAGAAATTGACATGGACCATGAATTCGATGCGCCCAAGTTCTTCGATTTCACTCGGCCGGAGACTGGTCTGGAGGCCGAGGAGGCGGAGGAATGGTTCCTGTCAGGAGGTTATCAACCCTCGC CTTTCCTTGAAAAATTGTTGAATTGGCAAAAAGGGATTCATCCGGAACCTGTAAAAAACTCCGCCGAACCAAAAGacgttgaagaagttgaagttATCAGATGTATTGACTCAAATAATTGCATGGAAGCGGAGGTCTCTGCAGTAGTAGACGATAATATTAGAG AACTCCCTATTCACATGGCTCAAGACACTCCAAGCGCTAAACCAAAGTCCCCGGGCAAGTCACCACCTCTATCAAGGAGTTCAACGCTAATGAAACCCACGGCAAGTCAGCTGGCCAAGCAAAAGCACCGCCGAGAAGTTCACTCCAACCGGTTATTAAGGAG AGTGGCGAAAAAGCTCGGGAAACttgatgagaaatcacagaattCTCCACCACCTACGAAAAGACAGAAGTTGGAGGCTGGCTAT GTTGCTGAACAGCTCAAGCATCAACCTCTTTGGTTATACAAGGTGCCGAAAAAG TTTTTCGTGGTGTCATGCAGGTCGGAGCTGATGCTGCCAGACCTAAAGTTACCGTTTCGAAGGAACCAAATTTGGAAACAGCAAATAGAGCACAAAGACGTAG GTATAAGGTTAATGCCAAACCAGGAGAACAATCAAAA ATTCACAGGGCTCCTCCATGGCCTAGCCCGAAAAAGAGCACAATTCCAGCAACAGAGTTTCAG GTGTTTTGCCTTCCAACATCAGCGCGAGCTATGTAACAGACATGCCATCATCAC GTAA
- the LOC103420771 gene encoding uncharacterized protein isoform X10 — MVEFVREAFEGGEIDMDHEFDAPKFFDFTRPETGLEAEEAEEWFLSGGYQPSPFLEKLLNWQKGIHPEPVKNSAEPKDVEEVEVIRCIDSNNCMEAEVSAVVDDNIRELPIHMAQDTPSAKPKSPGKSPPLSRSSTLMKPTASQLAKQKHRREVHSNRLLRRVAKKLGKLDEKSQNSPPPTKRQKLEAGYVRKQVAEQLKHQPLWLYKVPKKFFVVSCRSELMLPDLKLPFRRNQIWKQQIEHKDV; from the exons atggtggAGTTCGTTAGGGAGGCTTTCGAGGGGGGAGAAATTGACATGGACCATGAATTCGATGCGCCCAAGTTCTTCGATTTCACTCGGCCGGAGACTGGTCTGGAGGCCGAGGAGGCGGAGGAATGGTTCCTGTCAGGAGGTTATCAACCCTCGC CTTTCCTTGAAAAATTGTTGAATTGGCAAAAAGGGATTCATCCGGAACCTGTAAAAAACTCCGCCGAACCAAAAGacgttgaagaagttgaagttATCAGATGTATTGACTCAAATAATTGCATGGAAGCGGAGGTCTCTGCAGTAGTAGACGATAATATTAGAG AACTCCCTATTCACATGGCTCAAGACACTCCAAGCGCTAAACCAAAGTCCCCGGGCAAGTCACCACCTCTATCAAGGAGTTCAACGCTAATGAAACCCACGGCAAGTCAGCTGGCCAAGCAAAAGCACCGCCGAGAAGTTCACTCCAACCGGTTATTAAGGAG AGTGGCGAAAAAGCTCGGGAAACttgatgagaaatcacagaattCTCCACCACCTACGAAAAGACAGAAGTTGGAGGCTGGCTATGTACGCAAG CAGGTTGCTGAACAGCTCAAGCATCAACCTCTTTGGTTATACAAGGTGCCGAAAAAG TTTTTCGTGGTGTCATGCAGGTCGGAGCTGATGCTGCCAGACCTAAAGTTACCGTTTCGAAGGAACCAAATTTGGAAACAGCAAATAGAGCACAAAGAC GTATAA
- the LOC103420771 gene encoding uncharacterized protein isoform X6 — translation MNSMRPSSSISLGRRLVWRPRRRRNGSCQEVINPRVSDFKNIAFLEKLLNWQKGIHPEPVKNSAEPKDVEEVEVIRCIDSNNCMEAEVSAVVDDNIRELPIHMAQDTPSAKPKSPGKSPPLSRSSTLMKPTASQLAKQKHRREVHSNRLLRRVAKKLGKLDEKSQNSPPPTKRQKLEAGYVRKQVAEQLKHQPLWLYKVPKKFFVVSCRSELMLPDLKLPFRRNQIWKQQIEHKDVGIRLMPNQENNQKFTGLLHGLARKRAQFQQQSFRCFAFQHQRELCNRHAIIT, via the exons ATGAATTCGATGCGCCCAAGTTCTTCGATTTCACTCGGCCGGAGACTGGTCTGGAGGCCGAGGAGGCGGAGGAATGGTTCCTGTCAGGAGGTTATCAACCCTCGCGTAAGCGATTTCAAAAACATTG CTTTCCTTGAAAAATTGTTGAATTGGCAAAAAGGGATTCATCCGGAACCTGTAAAAAACTCCGCCGAACCAAAAGacgttgaagaagttgaagttATCAGATGTATTGACTCAAATAATTGCATGGAAGCGGAGGTCTCTGCAGTAGTAGACGATAATATTAGAG AACTCCCTATTCACATGGCTCAAGACACTCCAAGCGCTAAACCAAAGTCCCCGGGCAAGTCACCACCTCTATCAAGGAGTTCAACGCTAATGAAACCCACGGCAAGTCAGCTGGCCAAGCAAAAGCACCGCCGAGAAGTTCACTCCAACCGGTTATTAAGGAG AGTGGCGAAAAAGCTCGGGAAACttgatgagaaatcacagaattCTCCACCACCTACGAAAAGACAGAAGTTGGAGGCTGGCTATGTACGCAAG CAGGTTGCTGAACAGCTCAAGCATCAACCTCTTTGGTTATACAAGGTGCCGAAAAAG TTTTTCGTGGTGTCATGCAGGTCGGAGCTGATGCTGCCAGACCTAAAGTTACCGTTTCGAAGGAACCAAATTTGGAAACAGCAAATAGAGCACAAAGACGTAG GTATAAGGTTAATGCCAAACCAGGAGAACAATCAAAA ATTCACAGGGCTCCTCCATGGCCTAGCCCGAAAAAGAGCACAATTCCAGCAACAGAGTTTCAG GTGTTTTGCCTTCCAACATCAGCGCGAGCTATGTAACAGACATGCCATCATCAC GTAA
- the LOC103420771 gene encoding uncharacterized protein isoform X11, with translation MEAEVSAVVDDNIRELPIHMAQDTPSAKPKSPGKSPPLSRSSTLMKPTASQLAKQKHRREVHSNRLLRRVAKKLGKLDEKSQNSPPPTKRQKLEAGYVRKVAEQLKHQPLWLYKVPKKVGADAARPKVTVSKEPNLETANRAQRRIRLMPNQENNQKFTGLLHGLARKRAQFQQQSFRCFAFQHQRELCNRHAIIT, from the exons ATGGAAGCGGAGGTCTCTGCAGTAGTAGACGATAATATTAGAG AACTCCCTATTCACATGGCTCAAGACACTCCAAGCGCTAAACCAAAGTCCCCGGGCAAGTCACCACCTCTATCAAGGAGTTCAACGCTAATGAAACCCACGGCAAGTCAGCTGGCCAAGCAAAAGCACCGCCGAGAAGTTCACTCCAACCGGTTATTAAGGAG AGTGGCGAAAAAGCTCGGGAAACttgatgagaaatcacagaattCTCCACCACCTACGAAAAGACAGAAGTTGGAGGCTGGCTATGTACGCAAG GTTGCTGAACAGCTCAAGCATCAACCTCTTTGGTTATACAAGGTGCCGAAAAAG GTCGGAGCTGATGCTGCCAGACCTAAAGTTACCGTTTCGAAGGAACCAAATTTGGAAACAGCAAATAGAGCACAAAGAC GTATAAGGTTAATGCCAAACCAGGAGAACAATCAAAA ATTCACAGGGCTCCTCCATGGCCTAGCCCGAAAAAGAGCACAATTCCAGCAACAGAGTTTCAG GTGTTTTGCCTTCCAACATCAGCGCGAGCTATGTAACAGACATGCCATCATCAC GTAA